The following DNA comes from Mycobacteriales bacterium.
CCAGCATCACAGCACCCGAAATCTCTCCCACACGTCGGCCAGCAACCCGCCCTCGAGCAGCAGGCCGCGGGCCTTGTCCTCGGTGGTCGCCTTCTCCAGCACCCGGGGAACGACCTCGGCGACGACATCCCGGGGTACGACGACGATGCCGTCGGAGTCCGCGACGACCAGGTCGCCCGTCCGGGCCGGCACTCCGGCCACGGTGATCGGCTCGTCGGTCCCGCTGATCGCGACCCGGGCGAGGCTGTCGGTCGGCCGGTAGCCGCGGGCGAAGACGGGAAACGGCATCGTGGCGATCTTGTCGCGGTCCCGGATCAGCCCGTCGATGACCGCCCCACGGGCGCCGCGCCCGAGCGCCGCGGTCGAGAAGAGCTCCCCCCACAGTGCGGCCGGCTCGTCGCAGGTCGCGACAACCAGGTCGCCGGGCCGTAGGGAGTCGATGAAGTCGATCTCGGCGCCGTACGGCCGGGGCGGTGGCCCGCTGACCGCGACCGAGCGGGCGGTGCGCGCCCAGCCGAGGGCGGTTCCCCCGCCGGTGACGACCGGAGTGAGTCCGGGCGCGCAGGTCTGGTCACGCAGGCCGAGCGAGTCGCACACGTCG
Coding sequences within:
- a CDS encoding RraA family protein — protein: MTDHPTVDGAAIDLDRLAGTTYTAVFSDVCDSLGLRDQTCAPGLTPVVTGGGTALGWARTARSVAVSGPPPRPYGAEIDFIDSLRPGDLVVATCDEPAALWGELFSTAALGRGARGAVIDGLIRDRDKIATMPFPVFARGYRPTDSLARVAISGTDEPITVAGVPARTGDLVVADSDGIVVVPRDVVAEVVPRVLEKATTEDKARGLLLEGGLLADVWERFRVL